A window of the Pangasianodon hypophthalmus isolate fPanHyp1 chromosome 12, fPanHyp1.pri, whole genome shotgun sequence genome harbors these coding sequences:
- the LOC113547516 gene encoding transforming growth factor beta-1-induced transcript 1 protein isoform X2, with translation MDDLDALLADLESSASPLARCPVLLTSDPPVTSDPSPTCNQDAAQNRPPPPAYTPQQTVSAAMKSNGSQNPDKLYSTVCKPRSPRSPDPPPAFSSSSVLGGGLSELDHLLQELNATQFNITDEILAQFPTTKKEDKDKEKSGKSAPSTGSVKPSATSATLELDKLMASLSDFRVQSVPAAQANPAPVQQPVSPPPASSGGSLDSMLGLLQSDLSRQGVSTSSKGNCSACQKPIVGQVVTALGRVWHPEHFVCSECECELGNRNFFEKDGRPYCEPDYFSLYSPHCAHCNKPILNKMVTALDKNWHPECFCCVKCSRTFGDEGFHDREGQQYCQQCFLALFASRCEGCSQPIVENYISALNALWHPQCFVCRECFSPFVNGSFFEHEGQPLCEAHYHQSRGSVCQACQQPIVGRCVTAMGAKFHPQHLVCQFCLKPLSKGCFKEQDNKPYCHPCFLKLFG, from the exons ATGGATGATTTGG atgctcTCCTGGCCGATCTGGAAAGCTCTGCTTCTCCTCTCGCTCGGTGCCCTGTCCTATTGACCTCTGACCCTccagtgacctctgacccctcaCCCACATGCAACCAAGACGCCGCTCAGAACCGGCCTCCTCCGCCTGCATACACACCTCAGCAG ACAGTTTCAGCTGCCATGAAGTCCAACGGCTCTCAGAACCCAGACAAGCTTTACAG CACGGTGTGTAAGCCTCGTTCTCCGCGCTCTCCTGACCCTCCTCCTGCGTTCTCGTCCTCATCGGTGTTGGGTGGAGGCCTGAGTGAACTGGACCACCTGCTGCAGGAGCTCAACGCCACGCAGTTCAACAtcaccg ATGAGATTCTGGCTCAGTTCCCTACGACTAAGAAGGAAGACAAGGACAAGGAGAAATCAGGAAAGTCGGCTCCCTCCACTGG gtcaGTGAAACCCTCCGCCACTTCGGCCACTCTGGAACTGGACAAACTGATGGCATCTCTGTCAGATTTCCGTGTGCAGAGTGTG CCGGCAGCTCAGGCCAATCCTGCACCTGTGCAGCAGCCAGTGTCCCCGCCCCCGGCGTCCTCCGGCGGCTCACTGGACAGTATGCTGGGCCTCCTCCAATCAGATCTGAGCAGGCAGGGAGTGTCCACTTCGTCCAAGGGAAACTGCTCCGCCTGCCAGAAACCGATTGTGGGACAG GTGGTGACGGCACTGGGGCGGGTGTGGCACCCCGAACACTTTGTGTGCTCGGAGTGTGAATGTGAACTGGGGAACCGTAACTTCTTTGAGAAGGACGGGCGTCCGTACTGCGAGCCGGATTACTTCAGCCTGTACTCGCCTCACTGCGCACACTGCAATAAACCCATCCTCAAT AAAATGGTCACAGCTCTCGATAAGAACTGGCATCCCGAGTGCTTCTGCTGTGTGAAGTGCAGCCGGACTTTCGGAGATGAAG GGTTTCATGACCGTGAGGGACAGCAGTACTGTCAGCAGTGTTTTCTGGCGCTGTTTGCGTCGCGTTGTGAAGGCTGCTCTCAGCCCATCGTGGAGAATTACATCTCCGCCCTCAACGCCCTGTGGCACCCGCAGTGCTTCGTCTGCAGG GAGTGTTTCAGCCCTTTTGTGAACGGAAGCTTCTTCGAGCACGAGGGCCAGCCGCTGTGTGAGGCGCACTATCACCAGTCTCGCGGCAGCGTGTGTCAGGCGTGCCAGCAGCCCATCGTAGGACGCTGCGTCACCGCCATGGGTGCTAAGTTCCACCCGCAGCACCTAGTGTGTCAGTTCTGCCTTAAACCTCTGAGCAAAGGCTGCTTCAAGGAGCAGGACAACAAGCCCTACTGCCACCCGTGTTTCCTCAAGCTCTTCGGCTGA
- the LOC113547516 gene encoding transforming growth factor beta-1-induced transcript 1 protein isoform X1, whose amino-acid sequence MDDLGEPDSSNYPLSPRIVVFDALLADLESSASPLARCPVLLTSDPPVTSDPSPTCNQDAAQNRPPPPAYTPQQTVSAAMKSNGSQNPDKLYSTVCKPRSPRSPDPPPAFSSSSVLGGGLSELDHLLQELNATQFNITDEILAQFPTTKKEDKDKEKSGKSAPSTGSVKPSATSATLELDKLMASLSDFRVQSVPAAQANPAPVQQPVSPPPASSGGSLDSMLGLLQSDLSRQGVSTSSKGNCSACQKPIVGQVVTALGRVWHPEHFVCSECECELGNRNFFEKDGRPYCEPDYFSLYSPHCAHCNKPILNKMVTALDKNWHPECFCCVKCSRTFGDEGFHDREGQQYCQQCFLALFASRCEGCSQPIVENYISALNALWHPQCFVCRECFSPFVNGSFFEHEGQPLCEAHYHQSRGSVCQACQQPIVGRCVTAMGAKFHPQHLVCQFCLKPLSKGCFKEQDNKPYCHPCFLKLFG is encoded by the exons ATGGATGATTTGG gagAGCCTGACTCGTCTAACTACCCTCTCAGTCCCCGTATTGTCGTGTTTG atgctcTCCTGGCCGATCTGGAAAGCTCTGCTTCTCCTCTCGCTCGGTGCCCTGTCCTATTGACCTCTGACCCTccagtgacctctgacccctcaCCCACATGCAACCAAGACGCCGCTCAGAACCGGCCTCCTCCGCCTGCATACACACCTCAGCAG ACAGTTTCAGCTGCCATGAAGTCCAACGGCTCTCAGAACCCAGACAAGCTTTACAG CACGGTGTGTAAGCCTCGTTCTCCGCGCTCTCCTGACCCTCCTCCTGCGTTCTCGTCCTCATCGGTGTTGGGTGGAGGCCTGAGTGAACTGGACCACCTGCTGCAGGAGCTCAACGCCACGCAGTTCAACAtcaccg ATGAGATTCTGGCTCAGTTCCCTACGACTAAGAAGGAAGACAAGGACAAGGAGAAATCAGGAAAGTCGGCTCCCTCCACTGG gtcaGTGAAACCCTCCGCCACTTCGGCCACTCTGGAACTGGACAAACTGATGGCATCTCTGTCAGATTTCCGTGTGCAGAGTGTG CCGGCAGCTCAGGCCAATCCTGCACCTGTGCAGCAGCCAGTGTCCCCGCCCCCGGCGTCCTCCGGCGGCTCACTGGACAGTATGCTGGGCCTCCTCCAATCAGATCTGAGCAGGCAGGGAGTGTCCACTTCGTCCAAGGGAAACTGCTCCGCCTGCCAGAAACCGATTGTGGGACAG GTGGTGACGGCACTGGGGCGGGTGTGGCACCCCGAACACTTTGTGTGCTCGGAGTGTGAATGTGAACTGGGGAACCGTAACTTCTTTGAGAAGGACGGGCGTCCGTACTGCGAGCCGGATTACTTCAGCCTGTACTCGCCTCACTGCGCACACTGCAATAAACCCATCCTCAAT AAAATGGTCACAGCTCTCGATAAGAACTGGCATCCCGAGTGCTTCTGCTGTGTGAAGTGCAGCCGGACTTTCGGAGATGAAG GGTTTCATGACCGTGAGGGACAGCAGTACTGTCAGCAGTGTTTTCTGGCGCTGTTTGCGTCGCGTTGTGAAGGCTGCTCTCAGCCCATCGTGGAGAATTACATCTCCGCCCTCAACGCCCTGTGGCACCCGCAGTGCTTCGTCTGCAGG GAGTGTTTCAGCCCTTTTGTGAACGGAAGCTTCTTCGAGCACGAGGGCCAGCCGCTGTGTGAGGCGCACTATCACCAGTCTCGCGGCAGCGTGTGTCAGGCGTGCCAGCAGCCCATCGTAGGACGCTGCGTCACCGCCATGGGTGCTAAGTTCCACCCGCAGCACCTAGTGTGTCAGTTCTGCCTTAAACCTCTGAGCAAAGGCTGCTTCAAGGAGCAGGACAACAAGCCCTACTGCCACCCGTGTTTCCTCAAGCTCTTCGGCTGA
- the LOC113547469 gene encoding LOW QUALITY PROTEIN: elongin-B (The sequence of the model RefSeq protein was modified relative to this genomic sequence to represent the inferred CDS: inserted 1 base in 1 codon): MRVNDVMSRRCIVGLRRSGAVNGXNTTSEMDVFLMIRRHKTTIFTDAKESTTVYELKRIVEGILKRPPEDQRLYKDDQLLDDGKTLGDCGFTNQTARPQAPATVGLAFRVSDDAFEQLQVDPFSNPPELPDVMKPQDSGSTANEQSVQ; encoded by the exons ATGCGCGTAAATGACGTCATGTCGCggcggtgcattgtgggattgcgGAGGAGTGGGGCGGTGAATG GCAACACAACTTCAGAAATG GACGTGTTTTTAATGATCCGGCGTCATAAGACGACCATCTTCACTGACGCAAAGGAGTCCACGACTGTTTATGAGCTGAAACGCATCGTTGAGGGCATCCTGAAGAGACCACCTGAGGACCAGAGACTTTACAAG gatgATCAACTGCTAGACGATGGTAAAACACTGGGAGATTGTGGCTTCACTAATCAGACGGCTAGACCTCAGGCTCCCGCTACAGTCGGACTCGCCTTCCGAGTTAGTG acgaTGCATTTGAGCAGCTCCAAGTGGATCCGTTCTCGAATCCTCCCGAGCTGCCTGACGTGATGAAGCCTCAGGATTCGGGCAGCACAGCCAATGAGCAGTCGGTGcagtaa